In Candidatus Alcyoniella australis, the following are encoded in one genomic region:
- a CDS encoding NAD(P)/FAD-dependent oxidoreductase: MAEKYDAIVIGAGLGGLSGAAFLAKSGLKTLLLERHNVPGGYSTSFVRGRFEFEAALHELSGIGTSDKPGQLLRYLDWLGVAEKVEFNKAPNLYRSVFPDLDITLPNGREAYEATLCEAFPHEADNIRRFLDRCFKLFRETSMLQKEMSSVTNPATLAKLPFKYPNAVRFNFANWGQVLARDVLDPRARGVLSQYWGYFGLPPSQVSFLYFATGLVSYLKYGASFPKGRSQALANAFVQTIEDLGGEVRFNCGVKTILTSTGRVTGVITEDEQQIDARYVLSNADPVTTCRELIGASKVPGAFFDRLRSNTVAPSTVNCYIGATKTADELGMAQHEIFVQNSYDMERHAEGMMYFDKPEAIAMTAYNHVLPEISPPGTSMIVLTCLHRGEPWLELPPEKYVDTKNQMAEGMLDLASKIAPGLRDAIEVIEVSTPLTNMRYAGALGGSIYGFDNRPGESTVWRIPPKGPLSGLYFAGAWTQPGGGFEPTMISGQMAGQLIVNNSKRSAGE; encoded by the coding sequence ATGGCTGAGAAGTATGACGCAATAGTCATCGGCGCGGGGCTCGGGGGGCTATCGGGGGCCGCGTTTCTGGCCAAGAGCGGGCTCAAAACATTGTTGCTCGAGCGGCACAACGTGCCGGGGGGCTATTCGACCAGCTTTGTGCGCGGGCGCTTCGAGTTCGAGGCTGCGTTGCATGAGCTTTCGGGCATCGGCACCAGCGACAAGCCGGGTCAGTTGCTGCGCTATCTGGATTGGCTGGGTGTGGCCGAGAAGGTCGAGTTCAACAAGGCGCCCAACCTTTACCGCTCGGTGTTCCCGGACCTGGACATCACCCTGCCCAACGGCCGCGAGGCCTACGAGGCCACCTTGTGCGAGGCGTTCCCGCACGAGGCGGACAACATCCGGCGTTTCCTCGATCGCTGTTTCAAGCTGTTCCGCGAGACGTCGATGTTGCAAAAGGAGATGAGCTCGGTCACCAACCCGGCGACGTTGGCCAAGCTGCCGTTCAAGTACCCCAATGCGGTGCGCTTCAACTTCGCCAACTGGGGCCAGGTGCTGGCCCGCGATGTGCTCGATCCACGGGCGCGCGGCGTGCTCTCGCAATATTGGGGCTACTTCGGTCTGCCGCCCTCCCAGGTCTCGTTCCTGTATTTCGCCACGGGCCTGGTCTCGTACCTCAAGTACGGCGCGTCGTTCCCCAAGGGGCGTTCCCAGGCGTTGGCCAACGCCTTTGTGCAGACCATCGAGGATCTGGGCGGCGAGGTGCGCTTCAACTGCGGGGTCAAAACCATCCTCACCTCCACCGGTCGCGTCACCGGCGTAATCACCGAGGACGAGCAGCAGATCGACGCGCGCTACGTGCTCTCCAACGCCGATCCGGTCACCACCTGCCGCGAGCTGATCGGCGCAAGCAAGGTGCCCGGCGCGTTCTTCGACCGGCTGCGCTCCAACACAGTGGCTCCCTCGACAGTCAACTGCTACATCGGCGCGACCAAGACCGCGGACGAGCTGGGCATGGCGCAGCACGAGATCTTCGTGCAGAACAGCTACGACATGGAGCGTCACGCCGAGGGCATGATGTATTTCGACAAGCCCGAGGCGATCGCCATGACCGCCTACAACCACGTGCTGCCCGAGATCTCGCCGCCGGGAACCTCGATGATCGTGCTCACCTGCCTGCATCGCGGTGAGCCGTGGCTCGAGCTGCCGCCGGAGAAATACGTCGATACCAAGAACCAGATGGCCGAGGGCATGCTCGATCTGGCGTCCAAGATCGCGCCGGGGTTGCGTGACGCCATCGAGGTAATCGAGGTCAGCACGCCGCTGACCAACATGCGTTACGCCGGAGCACTGGGCGGCAGCATCTATGGCTTCGACAATCGACCGGGCGAATCCACGGTCTGGCGCATTCCGCCCAAGGGGCCGCTGAGCGGGCTGTATTTCGCCGGAGCCTGGACCCAGCCCGGAGGCGGATTCGAGCCGACGATGATCTCGGGCCAGATGGCGGGCCAGTTGATCGTGAACAACAGCAAACGCAGCGCGGGAGAATAG
- a CDS encoding FAD-binding oxidoreductase has protein sequence MANETIGWVEDLASYARVVYDWKALRRPGKGVDYLSAQYRDQVRRIVEALHPKRMKLRVAEVVEQTPSSKTLRMERVDGSFPPFRAGQYVNLYVTIDGVLTSRPYSISSLPGEQALDLTVRDRQGGFVAPHLISQIEAGAELESSGPAGSFYYEPLIDGKDLVFIAGGSGVTPIYSMLRSLLGSDNGFKLNLIYGSRTPNDVIFGKELKKLAQEHKNLKYKLVISDPPKGFRGAKGLLDAALLKKAVGKVAGKTFYVCGPNAMYDLVLPALAELGVPQHKIKRELYGPPDDVTKQPGWPKAIKRNRKFNVTIGGKTFKASAVEPLINSLERNGVVVPALCRSGECSACRTKLISGKVYMPPDIGVRSTDIDFGYIHACVAYPISDIKVKI, from the coding sequence ATGGCCAACGAAACGATCGGATGGGTCGAGGACCTCGCATCCTACGCCAGGGTGGTCTACGACTGGAAAGCGTTGCGCAGGCCGGGCAAGGGAGTCGATTATCTCTCGGCCCAATACCGCGACCAGGTGCGCAGGATTGTCGAGGCGCTGCATCCCAAACGGATGAAGCTGCGCGTGGCCGAGGTGGTCGAGCAGACCCCGAGCAGCAAGACCCTGCGCATGGAGCGCGTCGACGGCAGCTTCCCGCCGTTCCGCGCCGGGCAGTACGTCAACCTCTACGTCACCATCGACGGCGTGCTCACCAGCAGGCCCTACAGCATCTCGTCGCTGCCCGGCGAGCAGGCGCTCGACCTGACGGTGCGCGACCGTCAGGGCGGATTCGTGGCCCCGCATCTGATCTCGCAGATCGAGGCCGGAGCCGAGCTTGAGAGCAGCGGACCAGCGGGCAGCTTCTATTACGAACCCTTGATCGACGGCAAAGACCTGGTGTTCATTGCCGGCGGCTCGGGCGTTACGCCGATCTACAGCATGCTGCGTTCGCTGCTGGGCAGCGATAACGGATTCAAGCTCAACTTGATTTACGGCAGCCGCACGCCCAACGACGTGATTTTCGGCAAGGAGCTTAAAAAGCTCGCGCAGGAGCATAAGAACCTCAAGTACAAGCTGGTGATCTCGGATCCGCCCAAGGGTTTCCGCGGGGCCAAGGGGCTGCTCGACGCCGCGCTGCTGAAAAAGGCCGTGGGTAAGGTTGCGGGCAAGACGTTTTACGTCTGCGGCCCCAACGCGATGTACGACCTGGTGCTGCCCGCGCTGGCCGAGCTGGGCGTGCCGCAACACAAGATCAAACGCGAGCTCTACGGCCCGCCGGACGACGTTACCAAGCAGCCTGGGTGGCCCAAGGCGATCAAGCGCAACCGCAAGTTCAACGTCACCATCGGCGGCAAGACGTTCAAGGCCTCGGCTGTTGAGCCGCTGATTAACTCGTTGGAGCGCAACGGCGTGGTCGTGCCCGCCCTGTGCCGTTCGGGCGAGTGCAGCGCCTGCCGCACCAAGCTGATCTCGGGCAAGGTCTACATGCCGCCCGACATTGGAGTGCGCTCCACCGACATCGACTTCGGCTACATCCATGCCTGCGTGGCCTACCCGATCAGCGACATCAAGGTGAAGATATAG
- a CDS encoding bifunctional YncE family protein/alkaline phosphatase family protein has protein sequence MRKFLLPSVALLLMLSLLLCGCPKSSDESHDDDDSGVLIGPGSGDQTVTECETFFDCPDELICKSGWCVEPRYPELNDEALRRPTADDPDENVLVNGRLLRPAQRTTQLGTFPTNLEISPDGSLLAVNENGYGTVLDPEHWRTKKHVLRIVDPQSMEVVQELVMPNGSMYIGLRFNAAGSRLYVSGGEDQAVHVYAVESGELSLERSIPVDGCYTTDLRLSPDQATLYVSCELTNDVAAIDLSDDQTIGRWDAGWHPYELLLSADGGKLFVSNWAGFQLPEEEEKDGDKLYPRKPNTVTVINTANGEILLSIPVGLSPEGLTLSPEGSTVYVVCNKSDSVYAIDVASLAVTRIYSLHADFEAPKGISPINAAISPDGSTLYINGAGDNLVALLDLQSGEVRGSIPTEWYPTDLALSADGSTLYVLNGKGRGDGPTEYEGQGQTSSDRDQVGRQIFGSIFKLAVPDEQQLADYTQTVYENNYRQLHYFNFENGNDSALPSPDRAGESPIKHVFLILKENFSYDCAYGDMEIGEGKPEYNMWTEEMLPNQRKLAREYTLFDNFYCDSESSIDGHQWAAAAIEPDYVEKGWVLDYAGYGMPGIVVSVTPGSIPESNFFMPHLIEQGIDVYGYGGVENFGIEAATRYRDYYMFKYPFNLVREDLDRDRAWMFVHEFNQRVLDETVPQFSWIFLPNNHAFGVHPGQWTPASWVADNDEAVGIVVEAIAHSPIWYDSLIVIFEDDAQHGFDHIDKHRSPALAVGPWVKRGYVSSVAYSMPNMHKTIELVLGSTPMNRFDQLCTGMYDVFRAKPDYERYVRVERIYPEEIYEGSADDPLVQLSQTMDWDGIDENQWYAAELYWRLMKGTDPPTPNSEPSIEKLPISSP, from the coding sequence ATGCGCAAGTTTCTCCTGCCCTCAGTAGCTTTACTGCTGATGCTTTCGCTGCTGCTGTGCGGCTGCCCCAAGTCCAGCGACGAGAGCCACGATGACGACGACTCCGGAGTGCTGATCGGTCCGGGCTCGGGCGACCAGACGGTCACCGAATGCGAGACGTTCTTCGATTGCCCGGACGAGTTGATCTGCAAATCCGGCTGGTGCGTGGAGCCGCGCTACCCCGAGCTCAACGATGAGGCGTTGCGCAGGCCCACTGCCGACGATCCGGACGAGAACGTGCTGGTTAATGGACGCCTGCTGCGTCCGGCTCAGCGCACCACGCAGCTGGGCACGTTCCCGACCAACCTCGAGATCAGCCCCGACGGCTCGCTGCTCGCAGTCAACGAAAACGGCTACGGCACGGTGCTCGACCCCGAGCATTGGCGCACTAAAAAACATGTGCTGCGCATCGTCGATCCGCAGAGCATGGAGGTGGTGCAGGAATTGGTGATGCCCAACGGCTCGATGTACATCGGCCTGCGCTTTAACGCCGCGGGCTCGCGGCTGTACGTCTCGGGCGGCGAGGACCAAGCGGTGCACGTCTACGCCGTGGAATCCGGCGAGCTAAGTCTGGAGCGCTCGATCCCTGTGGACGGCTGCTACACCACCGACCTGCGGCTGAGCCCGGACCAGGCCACGCTCTACGTCTCGTGCGAGCTGACCAACGACGTCGCGGCAATCGACCTGTCCGACGACCAGACAATCGGCCGCTGGGACGCGGGCTGGCACCCTTACGAATTGCTGCTCAGCGCGGACGGCGGCAAGCTGTTCGTTAGCAACTGGGCCGGGTTCCAGCTCCCCGAGGAGGAAGAAAAAGACGGCGATAAGCTCTACCCGCGCAAGCCCAACACCGTGACCGTAATCAACACCGCCAACGGTGAAATCCTGCTCTCGATCCCCGTGGGCTTAAGCCCCGAGGGACTGACGCTCTCGCCCGAGGGATCCACGGTCTACGTGGTGTGCAACAAGAGCGACTCGGTCTACGCCATCGACGTGGCCTCGCTGGCGGTCACGCGGATCTATTCGCTGCACGCCGACTTCGAGGCGCCCAAAGGCATCTCGCCGATCAACGCCGCGATTTCGCCCGACGGCTCTACGCTCTACATCAACGGGGCGGGCGACAATTTGGTGGCGCTACTCGACCTGCAAAGCGGCGAAGTGCGCGGCTCGATTCCCACTGAGTGGTATCCCACCGACCTGGCGCTGAGCGCTGATGGCTCCACGCTGTACGTGCTCAACGGTAAGGGGCGCGGCGATGGTCCCACCGAGTATGAGGGCCAAGGCCAGACCTCGTCGGACCGCGATCAGGTCGGCAGGCAGATCTTCGGCTCGATCTTCAAACTCGCCGTTCCCGACGAACAACAGCTCGCCGACTACACCCAGACCGTCTATGAGAACAACTACCGCCAGCTGCACTACTTCAACTTTGAAAACGGCAACGACAGCGCCCTGCCATCGCCGGACCGCGCGGGCGAGTCGCCGATCAAACACGTGTTTCTGATCCTCAAGGAGAACTTCTCCTACGACTGCGCCTACGGCGACATGGAGATCGGCGAGGGCAAGCCCGAATACAACATGTGGACCGAGGAGATGCTCCCCAACCAGCGCAAGCTGGCGCGCGAATACACGCTGTTCGACAACTTCTACTGCGACTCCGAGAGCAGCATCGACGGCCACCAGTGGGCCGCGGCCGCTATTGAGCCGGACTACGTGGAAAAGGGCTGGGTGCTGGACTACGCGGGCTACGGCATGCCCGGGATCGTGGTCAGCGTCACCCCCGGCTCAATTCCCGAGTCCAATTTCTTCATGCCGCACCTGATCGAGCAGGGCATCGACGTTTACGGCTACGGCGGAGTCGAGAACTTCGGCATCGAGGCTGCCACGCGCTACCGCGACTACTACATGTTCAAGTACCCGTTCAACCTGGTCAGAGAGGATCTGGACCGCGACCGCGCCTGGATGTTCGTACACGAGTTCAACCAGCGCGTGCTCGATGAGACCGTGCCGCAGTTCTCGTGGATCTTCCTTCCCAACAACCACGCCTTTGGTGTGCACCCCGGCCAGTGGACCCCGGCCTCGTGGGTCGCGGACAACGACGAGGCCGTGGGCATCGTAGTCGAGGCCATTGCCCACAGCCCGATCTGGTACGACTCGCTGATTGTGATCTTCGAGGACGACGCGCAGCACGGCTTCGACCACATCGACAAGCACCGCAGCCCGGCCCTGGCAGTGGGACCGTGGGTCAAACGCGGCTACGTCAGCTCCGTGGCCTACAGCATGCCCAACATGCACAAGACCATCGAGCTGGTGCTCGGCTCCACGCCGATGAACCGCTTTGATCAGCTGTGCACGGGGATGTACGACGTGTTCCGCGCCAAACCCGACTACGAGCGCTACGTGCGCGTCGAGCGGATCTACCCCGAGGAAATCTACGAGGGCAGCGCTGACGATCCGCTGGTGCAGCTCTCGCAGACCATGGACTGGGACGGGATCGACGAAAACCAATGGTACGCGGCCGAGCTTTACTGGCGGCTGATGAAGGGCACCGACCCGCCCACCCCCAACAGTGAGCCGAGCATCGAGAAGCTGCCTATATCTTCACCTTGA
- a CDS encoding metallophosphoesterase yields MFRLKLLCVLICLASVLVIAPAQARVVKAPYLQYVTQDAVSILWETSVAQQDRIEWGPSEALGNTLEESVAYKYHEQRIDGLEPETLYYYRAIVEGVQGEIKSFVTAPDACSPFSFVLFGDTRSQHLPHSKNIERILDVSADFVINTGDIIDSEESQITNEVRWTEHFQIEAELLDEVPLFPVMGNHDDGTQQIWHRIFALPGNELYYQFDWGNSRFIVCDTQQPILDGSEQYAWLVNALADAYDDPDVQHVFVSFHIPPYSHAGHESNPLLIAALTPLFKEYEVQAVLNGHSHNFQHLEADGVRYFISGGGGASLQCEEHGIPQMLEYSCMHHYIVITIDGPLVTLEVYDALTNSRIYSTFWMDDMGKDPCAGDDDDQMPDDDDADDDDDDSGDDHFGGADDDDDDESCCGRL; encoded by the coding sequence ATGTTTCGGCTGAAGCTGCTCTGCGTTCTTATCTGCTTGGCGTCGGTTTTGGTGATCGCACCGGCACAGGCGCGCGTTGTCAAAGCCCCCTACCTTCAGTACGTCACACAAGATGCGGTCTCGATTCTTTGGGAGACCTCAGTCGCGCAGCAGGACCGCATCGAGTGGGGCCCAAGCGAGGCCCTGGGCAACACCCTTGAGGAGAGCGTGGCCTACAAATACCACGAGCAGCGCATCGATGGTTTGGAGCCCGAAACGCTCTACTACTACCGGGCGATCGTGGAGGGCGTACAGGGCGAGATCAAATCATTCGTTACCGCGCCCGATGCCTGTTCGCCGTTCAGCTTTGTGCTGTTCGGCGACACCCGCTCCCAGCACCTGCCGCACTCCAAGAATATCGAACGCATCCTCGATGTTTCTGCGGACTTCGTGATCAACACCGGCGACATCATCGATTCAGAGGAGAGCCAGATTACCAACGAGGTGCGCTGGACCGAGCATTTTCAGATCGAGGCCGAGCTGCTCGACGAGGTGCCGCTGTTCCCGGTGATGGGCAACCACGACGACGGCACCCAGCAGATCTGGCATCGCATTTTCGCCCTGCCGGGCAACGAGCTGTACTACCAATTCGATTGGGGCAACTCGCGCTTTATCGTCTGCGACACCCAGCAGCCGATTCTCGATGGCTCCGAGCAGTACGCCTGGCTGGTCAACGCCCTGGCCGACGCTTACGACGACCCGGACGTGCAGCACGTGTTCGTCAGCTTTCACATTCCGCCATACAGCCACGCGGGGCACGAATCCAACCCGCTGTTGATCGCGGCGCTGACCCCACTGTTTAAGGAGTACGAAGTACAGGCGGTGCTCAACGGCCACAGTCACAACTTCCAGCACCTGGAGGCGGACGGCGTGCGCTACTTTATCTCCGGCGGCGGCGGAGCGAGCCTGCAATGCGAGGAGCACGGCATCCCGCAGATGCTCGAATACAGCTGCATGCACCACTACATCGTGATCACGATCGACGGCCCGCTGGTGACCCTTGAGGTCTACGATGCGCTGACCAACAGCCGCATCTACTCGACCTTCTGGATGGACGACATGGGCAAGGACCCCTGCGCCGGGGATGACGACGATCAAATGCCGGACGATGACGATGCGGACGATGACGACGACGACTCGGGGGACGACCACTTCGGCGGCGCGGACGATGATGACGACGACGAGAGCTGCTGCGGACGGCTGTGA
- the purN gene encoding phosphoribosylglycinamide formyltransferase, translating to MSDKLKIAVLVSGSGTNFEAIASRAQGGQIDVEVCCVVSNRPGVGALERAERLGVPAHVVSHRDYPDRSSHERAIIETISPYGVDLIVLAGYTRIVTETLINALAGNRLGLPGIVNIHPADTRAYQGGHGYEFAMGLLPEHPQQLERTMITVHFVDNGVDTGPIIAQREVPVFAIDTLDDLRARGLQVEYGLYSQVLQWIAQGRVKYADNKATID from the coding sequence GTGAGCGACAAGCTGAAAATCGCCGTGCTCGTCTCGGGCTCGGGCACCAATTTCGAGGCGATCGCCTCCAGGGCCCAAGGCGGACAGATCGACGTCGAGGTCTGCTGCGTGGTGAGCAACAGACCCGGGGTCGGGGCGCTGGAGCGCGCCGAGCGTCTGGGCGTGCCCGCCCACGTGGTAAGCCACCGGGATTACCCGGATCGGTCGAGTCACGAGCGGGCGATCATCGAGACTATCTCGCCTTACGGCGTGGACCTGATCGTGCTTGCCGGGTACACGCGGATCGTAACCGAGACGCTGATCAACGCTTTGGCGGGCAACCGTTTGGGTCTGCCTGGGATCGTCAATATCCACCCGGCCGACACCCGCGCCTACCAGGGGGGGCACGGCTACGAGTTCGCCATGGGGTTGCTGCCCGAGCATCCGCAACAGCTCGAGCGGACGATGATCACCGTGCACTTCGTGGACAACGGCGTGGACACCGGGCCGATCATCGCCCAGCGCGAGGTGCCGGTATTCGCGATCGACACTCTGGACGATTTGCGTGCTCGCGGTCTGCAGGTGGAGTATGGGCTGTATTCCCAGGTGTTGCAGTGGATCGCCCAAGGGCGGGTGAAATACGCGGACAACAAGGCAACAATCGACTGA
- a CDS encoding beta-ketoacyl-ACP synthase III: protein MYKARIIGTGFYVPPKVVTNADLAKLIDTTDEWIQARTGVKQRHYVEPGMCSAEMSEYAARAACQDAGIDVSDIDFIYHATLSPDHLMPGTGVMLGHRLGLGGVPAMDVRNQCTGFVYSLASAQAMIETGMYKTILVNGCEIHSTGLEFADRGRDVTVIFGDGAGSAILTRETRGEGYGILKTVLHADGKFYKALWCEAESSCEHPRLTHEMLDDGRIFVKMKGKLVFAHACQRQPEVMREALEGSGYSLEDVDAFVFHQANLRIIQYICGQLEVPESKVHNNIDKYGNTTAATIPIVMHEARQKGLIKEGSLVLISSFGAGFTWAASLVRF from the coding sequence ATGTACAAGGCGAGGATTATCGGGACCGGATTCTACGTACCGCCCAAGGTTGTGACCAACGCAGATTTGGCCAAGCTGATAGACACCACCGATGAGTGGATCCAGGCCCGCACCGGCGTCAAGCAGCGACACTACGTCGAGCCGGGAATGTGCAGCGCCGAGATGAGCGAGTACGCGGCGCGCGCCGCGTGCCAGGACGCCGGGATCGACGTAAGCGATATCGACTTCATTTATCACGCCACGCTCAGCCCCGACCACCTCATGCCCGGCACGGGCGTGATGCTCGGCCATCGGCTCGGTCTGGGCGGTGTGCCGGCAATGGACGTGCGCAACCAGTGCACCGGGTTCGTCTACTCGCTGGCCTCGGCTCAGGCGATGATCGAAACCGGGATGTACAAGACGATCCTGGTCAACGGCTGCGAGATCCACTCAACCGGCCTGGAGTTTGCCGATCGTGGCCGCGACGTGACCGTGATCTTCGGCGACGGCGCGGGCAGCGCGATCCTCACCCGTGAAACCCGCGGCGAGGGCTACGGTATTCTCAAGACCGTGCTGCACGCCGACGGCAAGTTCTACAAGGCGCTGTGGTGCGAGGCCGAGTCGAGCTGCGAGCACCCGCGGCTGACCCACGAGATGCTCGACGACGGCCGAATCTTCGTCAAAATGAAGGGCAAGCTGGTCTTTGCCCACGCCTGCCAGCGCCAGCCCGAGGTAATGCGCGAGGCGCTCGAGGGTTCGGGCTACAGCCTAGAAGATGTGGACGCCTTCGTCTTTCACCAGGCCAACCTGCGGATCATCCAGTATATCTGCGGGCAGCTCGAAGTGCCCGAGAGCAAGGTGCATAACAACATTGACAAGTATGGCAACACCACCGCGGCCACGATCCCGATCGTGATGCACGAGGCTCGGCAGAAGGGCCTGATTAAAGAGGGGTCGCTGGTGCTGATCAGTTCGTTCGGCGCCGGGTTTACCTGGGCCGCGTCGCTGGTGCGCTTCTAA
- the panB gene encoding 3-methyl-2-oxobutanoate hydroxymethyltransferase yields the protein MKRKKVDIGYLNKAKSDGEKITMLTAYDYPTALMLDEAGVETILVGDSAANVVLGYRDTLPVTMDELLVLTRAVSRGLSYAMLIGDMPFGSYNASVEQAIVNATRFIKEGNCDAVKLEGGGRMIEIIGALVQSGIPVVGHLGLTPQTAGMIGGYRVQGRTADRARIILEDSLAIEQAGAFMLVLECVPDRLAKLISEQLSIPIIGIGAGVDADGQVLVVHDMLGIKSGFSPKFVKKFAEIGPQIVAAAKDYVAQVKAKQFPAAEHTFTMPDKEFDKI from the coding sequence ATGAAACGTAAGAAAGTGGACATCGGGTACTTGAACAAGGCCAAAAGCGATGGCGAGAAAATCACGATGCTTACGGCCTACGACTATCCCACGGCACTGATGCTCGACGAGGCCGGGGTCGAAACAATCCTGGTCGGAGACAGCGCGGCCAACGTGGTGCTGGGTTACCGCGACACACTGCCGGTAACCATGGACGAGCTGCTGGTGCTCACCCGTGCGGTCAGCCGCGGGCTCAGCTACGCGATGCTGATCGGCGACATGCCCTTTGGCAGCTACAACGCGTCGGTCGAGCAGGCGATTGTCAACGCCACGCGCTTTATCAAGGAAGGCAACTGCGACGCGGTCAAGCTCGAGGGCGGCGGCCGTATGATCGAGATAATCGGCGCGCTGGTCCAATCGGGCATACCGGTGGTCGGCCACCTGGGCCTGACACCGCAGACCGCGGGCATGATCGGCGGCTACCGCGTCCAGGGGCGCACCGCCGACCGGGCGCGAATCATCCTCGAGGATTCGCTGGCCATCGAGCAGGCCGGAGCCTTCATGCTGGTGCTCGAATGCGTGCCCGACCGGCTGGCCAAGCTGATCTCCGAGCAGCTGAGCATCCCGATCATCGGCATCGGCGCGGGAGTCGACGCCGACGGCCAGGTGCTGGTGGTCCACGACATGCTCGGGATCAAATCAGGATTCAGCCCCAAGTTCGTTAAGAAGTTCGCCGAAATCGGGCCGCAGATCGTGGCCGCGGCCAAGGACTACGTGGCGCAAGTCAAGGCCAAGCAGTTCCCGGCGGCGGAGCACACCTTCACCATGCCCGACAAGGAATTCGACAAGATCTAG